In Raphanus sativus cultivar WK10039 chromosome 5, ASM80110v3, whole genome shotgun sequence, the following proteins share a genomic window:
- the LOC108859079 gene encoding uncharacterized protein At1g08160-like has translation MAPQNQQPRRTQPQPLPGRGLNPVLCIIFALVLLGLLVGLAILITYLTLRPKKLVYTVEAASVQDFAIAKDDHISAKFNYVIKSYNPEKHVSVRYHSMRISTAHHNQSVAHKEIPAFKQRPKNDTRIETQLVSHNVALSKFNAKDLRAETTKGLIEMEVYITARVSYKTWIFRSRRRTLKAVCTPIMINVTANSLDGFQRVLCKTRL, from the coding sequence ATGGCTCCTCAAAACCAACAGCCTAGGCGaacgcaaccgcaaccgctgccaGGTAGGGGTTTGAACCCCGTCCTATGCATCATCTTTGCTCTTGTCCTCCTAGGACTCCTTGTGGGTCTCGCTATATTGATCACATACCTCACCCTCAGGCCAAAGAAACTCGTCTATACGGTAGAAGCCGCCTCGGTCCAAGATTTTGCCATAGCCAAGGACGATCACATTAGCGCCAAATTCAACTATGTGATCAAATCATACAACCCGGAGAAACATGTCTCCGTGAGATATCACTCCATGCGCATCTCCACGGCTCACCATAACCAGTCAGTGGCTCACAAGGAGATCCCTGCCTTCAAGCAGCGTCCTAAGAACGATACAAGGATTGAGACACAGCTTGTGTCCCACAACGTCGCATTGTCTAAGTTTAATGCTAAGGACTTGAGGGCTGAAACGACCAAAGGGCTGATCGAAATGGAAGTCTATATAACGGCTAGAGTGAGTTACAAGACGTGGATTTTTCGGTCAAGGAGACGTACGTTGAAGGCTGTATGTACGCCAATAATGATCAACGTTACGGCGAACTCGTTGGATGGATTTCAGAGAGTTTTATGCAAAACTCGTCTTTAG